One window of the Podospora pseudopauciseta strain CBS 411.78 chromosome 4, whole genome shotgun sequence genome contains the following:
- the NAG5 gene encoding N-acetylglucosamine kinase 1 (EggNog:ENOG503NXKB; COG:G): MASLRDLLLAVIKSLFRGRSFLQALLAFWTTSTESSPTLREPASKDGSTSISDFLAKAESLLLDPTQPDKRRALSQKLKLEFREGLLSNPACMLPSYHTELPTGDESGQYLAVDVGGSTLRVALVDLKGRGSSGGPESVIVSIDTFNIDNDIRALKGRAFFNWMAEKIYQTVAKDSRQGHCADDPLLLGLSWSFPIEQPAPQTYLLRPMGKSFHAADGLLNQNLSSILQTSCLHHNLHVSLSAIVNDASATLLSAAYSHPSTTTFGLILGTGVNIAAYLPVTTISPSKLPPRPQTLATHVVVNTELGMFGGPSLPSTKWDKTLKASHPRPDFQPLEHLVSGFYLGEVARLILVDAIHETGAFGGVVPDSLAREYTLDAKTLSLLESDPFHFQTLHPSPYPPSRTDLALLTSIASLITQRSASILAASLHALHEINLEASSPQNQPQKTTTIAYTGSVIEHYPHYLSHLQSYLDQLTLNTPTTFKLVPAKQSSVLGAAVALACLDKQSTRS; the protein is encoded by the exons ATGGCATCTCTGCGTGACTTACTCCTGGCCGTCATCAAATCGCTTTTCCGAGGCCGATCATTTCTCCAAGCTTTGTTAGCTTTCTGGACAACCTCGACTGAGTCCTCACCAACCCTACGTGAACCAGCCAGCAAGGATGGCTCAACCTCTATCAGCGATTTCCTCGCAAAAGCCGAGAGTTTGCTTTTGGATCCTACTCAACCAGACAAGCGTAGAGCTCTGTCTCAAAAGCTGAAGCTTGAGTTTCGTGAGGGCCTCCTCTCCAATCCGGCTTGCATGCTTCCATCGTACCATACCGAGCTTCCCACGGGAGATGAGTCGGGTCAATATCTGGCTGTTGACGTTGGGGGCTCAACCTTGCGAGTTGCTCTGGTGGACCTCAAGGGCAGAGGTTCTTCAGGAGGTCCAGAGAGCGTCATCGTCAGCATTGACACCTTCAATATCGACAATGATATCAGAGCATTGAAAGGCAGAGCCTTTTTTAACTGGATGGCTGAGAAAATCTACCAAACTGTGGCAAAAGACAGCAGGCAGGGTCACTGTGCTGATGACCCGTTATTGCTTGGGTTGTCGTGGAGCTTTCCAATTGA ACAACCCGCCCCCCAAAcctacctcctccgccccatGGGAAAATCCTTCCACGCCGCCGACGGCCTCTTGAACCaaaacctctcctccataCTCCAAACCTCTtgcctccaccacaacctaCACGTCTCCCTTTCAGCCATAGTAAACGACGCCTCCGCCACGCTCCTCTCCGCAGCTTactcccacccctcaaccacaacctTCGGTCTAATCCTCGGCACAGGCGTTAACATCGCCGCCTACctccccgtcaccaccatcagcccCTCCAAACTCCCCCCCCGTCCCCAAACCCTCGCCACTCACGTAGTAGTAAACACAGAACTCGGCATGTTCGGcggcccctccctcccctcaacaaaATGGGACAAGACCCTCAAAGCTTCCCACCCAAGACCAGACTTTCAGCCCCTGGAGCATCTCGTCAGCGGGTTCTACCTCGGCGAGGTGGCCAGGTTGATTTTGGTCGATGCAATCCACGAAACGGGGGCATTCGGCGGGGTTGTCCCAGATTCTTTAGCGAGGGAATACACCCTCGATGCAAAGACTCTATCTCTTCTCGAAAG TGACCCTTTCCACttccaaaccctccacccttccccctaccccccctcccgaaccgacctcgccctcctcacctcaaTCGCCTCCCTCATAACCCAACGCTCAgcctccatcctcgccgcctccctCCACGCACTTCACGAAATAAACCTCGAAGCTTCTTCCCCTCAAAACCAACCCCAgaagacaacaacaatagCCTACACCGGCTCTGTGATAGAGCACTACCCCCACTACCTCTCCCACTTGCAATCCTACCTCGACCAACTAACCCTcaacacacccaccacctttAAGCTCGTCCCCGCAAAACAAAGTTCAGTTTTGGGTGCAGCAGTGGCGTTGGCTTGTCTGGATAAGCAAAGCACGAGATCCTGA